Within the Zea mays cultivar B73 chromosome 10, Zm-B73-REFERENCE-NAM-5.0, whole genome shotgun sequence genome, the region GGGCTGCCTGTCTGCCGCGTATTTATCATGGGGGCAACGATGGTCATAGACACCATCATTCTGGCTACGCTGATCCATGGCTTCCATAGCCTAGGGCTCGGAGCAGTCCGTCATGTAGTGTCTTGTGGGAGGTCTACGCACTTAGCCCTAGTCCGATAGGTCATAAGTGCACCGTAGTACAAGGGCGCGTGGGCCATTAATGCGCCGTAGTCTTggggctcgtaggtcatgagtgctatGTGGCCCGAGgggttcgtaggtcatgagtggaaaGTGGACCGATGTCTGCGATGTGGCTCAGTGCTAAGCGTGGTTATGCGACTAGTCATTTATGGCGGGTCAGTTCGGGGTCGTGCATGGGATTCACTCGAGTAGTTCCCCTCCGACACGCCCGTCCTCTCTTGTCAGGCCCTGCCACGCCTGGCCCTAGGCTTGGTGTCGTGGGGTTCGACCGAGAGCGAGTCCTTACAGGGTTGGTGCACCTACCCCTTCCGATCGACTAATGGGCCAAGCGATCAGAGACCCTTTCCTTAGCGTGTTCATTGATCGGGGATCatttccccgacagtagccccgagcCCCTGAGGGTTTGATTGTGGCTGCTTAAGTTGTAATCATCCATCCCTTGCCAATTGATTATGAGTTGTTTTTACCTAAAGTGGAAGTGAACTGTGCAAAAGCTTGTAATTCTGTGGATTGAGCTTGTTCCAATTTTGATTTGCATGGATACCAGTTCCAAAAGTCAATATGTTAAGTGCTGGTACGTTTCCCTGAAAGTATGTTACCACAAAATAGTTGCAACGGTGTGGTCGGTGAATGGTACTACATTACCGCAAAAAATGCTTTGTATTCGTTCGATCTGTTTGGTTGGTCTATGTTTGTGAAAAAAACTGTTGTTGGCTGTGAGATATAAAAAAACTGTCATGAGCTGTAAACTGTGAAAAAACTAAAATTGTTTGGTGGAAAACCACTAAAAATCGTTATTTTTTTACAGATATATATTTTTATAGTTCCATCTGAAAGCTATTAAAAACAGGTCCATAGATGATTTCAATTTTGCACTGCGAGAAGAAAATCGTCTTTTAGAAGGAAAAAAATGCTTTCTAAATTCAACCTTttgatttatattttatttttagggACAAAAACTAATGCCAAAGATAAACCAAATACACCGAATTTCCGATCTGAACTTGTGCCAAGCGGTGGTCGAAATCCATCGCAGCTAGCTTATGAAGAGGACAAGGCTTTGGACTAATCAATCATGCGCGTGCAATTGCACGGTTTGTGGCTGTAATTTAATCTCTGCATAGAGcgtagagtgcaatccgcatcaaACGCCGGTTGGGAGCGGGAGCAGCCAATGGAAACCCTCCGAAATCGAGAGCCGCGTCACACACACACACTCTCCCACGGTGCCCTGCAAATAAAAAAAAATCAAGAATCTCGGATTTTCGGCTTCCTCAAAAGCCCCCAGAGATTCCCAAAAGGTTTAAGCCACTTGGATGGCGACCGCACACAACGTTACAGGACCAGCTTGGCGCACACCCGGTCCAGTGGACCCTGACACCGTACATACCACCGGCATCCGGGGCCCGCAGGAATCCACGAGCCCACGGGTTGGGTGATCCGGATCCACGCGACCACCTCCACCAAGCCACGAGTAGACTGAGCGCGGGATCCCACGGGCAGAAAGGGACGCGACTCGTCAGGGCGATTCCGATTACGAGTAGACGGGCAGGACAGGACAAGGGaggaacggcggcggcggcgcagggcAGGGTAAACCATGGCGGCATCGGCCAAGGGACGGCTCGTGCCCGTGCTcgcggtggcggcggcgctcgCGGCCGTGCTCCTCTACCGCGCGCCCTTCTCCAAGGTCCCCGGGATCATGTTCCCGACAGCGATTTTTGTTTTTCGTTCCAAGCGTCTTCTCTCTGCCCCCGTGGTGTCGAATCTGCGCCGCCGGCGGCGGCAGGCAGCTAGCTGAAACCGTGCGCTCTCCTGTTGCTGCAGAGCTTGGGCGGCGAAGGGTGCAGCCTCCTCCCGCACGACCACTTCTGGATCGCCAGCGACCGCGTCGTCACGCTCGGACGCGTCGGCCCCGCCGCAGGTACGTCGACGCTGCCACTGTGGGACTGCGGGTGCACGTGGAAGCCGACGGCTAGACCTTGCGGTTCAGAGTTGTGGCTTGTGAGCTTTTTCTGACGCCGATGCTTGTTGCGTGGTTGGTTGGTGCCTGCAGTAGAGGTCAAAGGAGGGCTCATCAACGCCATCGCCGTCGGGGACTACCGGAGCTTCGTGCTCCGCCGACCGCTCCTTGACTACGGGGACGCCGTCATCATGCCCGGCCTCATCGACGTGTATGCATCTCATACAGTCATATTTAAACTTAATACTACTATTAACCTGCCTAACTGAATACTGATCAACTGATGATTGATGGTCCTTTCTACTCACTATCTGATTGATGGTCCTGATGATTAATTCCTTCAGGCATGCCCATCTGGATGAGCCTGGACGTGCCGAGTGGGAAGGCTTCTCCAATGGCACAAGAGCAGCTGCGGCAGGTGCGAACTCACTTCAGCCTCCAACTTGCTGGTTACTCATATATACTTACCAGTTACCACTAAAGTATAGTTATGGCGGTGGTTCTCTTGTGCACCTGTATGTACACCCTTACGGACTCACATCAGGCTCTCTCAGTCAAGAGCAAGCAGAGCAAATAACAAGCTTTCAATGCACAGTTTCCCTCTGGCAGCAAGTTTATTTTATTGTGTATAAACCGTGCAGCtcttttttgtttgtttgtttcagGTGGGATAACGACGCTGGTGGATATGCCActcaacagcttcccgtcaacagTCTCTGAAGAAACTCTCAAACTGAAGGTCAGGTTCTCTGTCAGGTGCAAGTACCATACACCCTTGCTGCCCTGCTTCATGTCTGTCATTGACACTGCCATTACATGACTGACTTTCAGCTGGAAGCAGCTCGGGATAAGCTATATGTTGATGTGGGTAAGTTGACCGACTGAAACCAAAGGTTTTCTTATTTCTGGTTTGCCAAACAGAGACACCGTACTCAACTCTCTTATGATCTGCATTCGCTGAAAATAATAAGAGAAGAAGGAAATGCATCCTGCGGGATCAGATTTGCATGTCCACAAATCTGACTCCTGTGATGTGCTACTATACAGGGTTTTGGGGAGGCCTTGTGCCAGAGAATGCCTTCAACCCAAGTGCTTTGGAGGGCCTCCTAAAGGCAGGCGTTTTAGGACTCAAGGTTCGTTTCCCAGCTTGCAGACAGCATTGAAACTTCTACATGTTGTAACTGTAAGCGCTGGTTTTTTTTAGATCATTTCAGCCTCTGTTCTCTGCTCCTTGTTTTCACAAGGGAGCTAAGCATGCACAGTAGAACGTTAGGGTATTAGTAGTACCAGGCAGCACAGCAAGTCCATAGTTTGGAGGTTCTTGCTAAGAGTCCTTAGAGATTGGGCCATGCTCCTTTTCCTCCTTTAAACCAGCAGATATACTAACAAACTGATCCCTCTCACTTTTGTTTCATGGTTCCAGTCTTTTATGTGCCCCTCAGGCATCAACGACTTTCCCATGACAAATTCAACTCATATCGAAGTATGCTGCATTATTTCCTTATTTTAGATTATTAATTTTTTCAATTTTTTCTTATGGAATATTTGATGGGTTTATCTTAATGTCCAACACTGTAGGAAGGATTGGTTACACTGGCAAAATACAAGAGATCTTTACTTATCCATGCAGAACGTATACCTGAGGCTGAGGATCATGATTTGCAAGAAGATGAATTAGATCCTCGGTCCTATATGACGTATCTGAAGTCTAGACCACCATCATGGTAATTCTTGCCCTTATGCTACAAGGAATTGGATGCTAGTCTCTATCTCAGGTGTTGGACTTCTATATCCTTAATTTTATGAGGATCCTAGAGCACATACTTAATGTTTGAAAAAATATGCATAAATAGTAAGTGCAAGCAGTAGTGCCAACTGTGTTTTTGTACAATTTGAATTGTAGTAGTAGTGTCAACTGCATTTTTTGTACAATTTAAATTTGTGTACATAAGTTTTACTGTAAGTGACCTCACTATAAATATGTGATCTCTTAAATCTAGGGAGGAAGCGGCTATCAGAGATCTGCAACGTGCAATGAAGGATACGGAGTTGGGGGGTCGGTCCGAAGGAGCTCATATTCACATTGTTCATCTATCAGATGCAAAAACTAGCTTGGAACTTATGAAGGTTGAATGGCATCATATGAAATTTGCCATGCCCCTTTTCCATGACTTATCTGAACCTATGGTTTCAACGCCCAGAAACAAAATCCACATAAATGAATGGAGGGAATATGTGCAACTATTGTTATGGACAAGATCATACATATGCCAGTTTATTTCTAGTTACTTTTTTTTCTTTCAATCAAAGGTGTTTTTGGTCGGTTTTACTTACTACAATTCTCTTTGCTTGTAGGATGCTAAACGCAGTGGTGCAAGTCTGTCTATAGAAACATGCCCTCATTACCTGGCATTTTCGTCTGAAGAAGTTCCAGATGGAGATACTCGCTTTAAATGTTCTCCTCCCATACGTGATGACACAAACAGAGAAAATCTTTGGAAAGCTCTGCTTGTATGCTATTTTTGCTACTTTCTACGTGTGATGTTAACACCTACTAATAAACTGTTGTATTGATATGCTAACCATGCTTTATGGTTAATTAATATTAGGATGGACACATAGACATGCTAAGTTCAGACCACTCACCATCCACTCCTGACCTCAAACTAATGGAGGAAGGCGACTTTTTAAGGGCATGGGGAGGCATATCATCATTGCAGGTTAGTTTGCATACGAAACCATGTGCAAAAACATGCGAATTAGTTCAAACTCACTATCTGCAAAAGTTGACAATTTTGAAGCATATTTGCTATCTTAGTTAAGTTGTAATAAAGAATAACACCTCACAATGGAAGTGGAATCATGATGCTAGACTTCTGAAAATAAAGGTGTTTTGCAGATTCAATGTGTTTGCATCAAATAAATTTGGCATAACTATTTGTAGTTTGTCCTCCCGGTGACATGGTCATATGGGCGAAAGTATGGCGTTACTCTGAATCAGCTAGCCTCATGGTGGAGCGAAAGGCCAGCCAAGCTTGCAGGCCAAAAGAATAAGGTACTTAAATTATGCACTATACACCATTTAACTTGATGGTAATGCAAAGTCATGCACCAAACTTAGAATTATGTTTAGTTATCATTCTCAACGTATTCTCATGTGGTAGTACTGAATCATGTAGGGAGCTATTCTACCAGGATACCATGCTGACATTGTAGTATGGAAACCCGAAACAGAGTTTCAACTTGACAACAACCATGCTATATATCATAAACATCAGGTTTACTTCCTCAAATGGCCCTACAACATCTGAACTATTTAAAATGCTATACTCTGATACTTGGCAAATAGCAAGTAATATGTTTATATTTTGCAGAATATTTCAGCGTATTTAGGAAAGCAACTTTCTGGTAAGGTCCTGTCGACTTTTGTGAGAGGAAATCTTGTGTTTGCTGAAGACAAGCATGCAAATGCTGCTTGTGGTGTTCCTATCCTCGCTAAGTAACATACAGGTACAGTGTTGATAATTATCATAGCTTTTTATCACTACGTATACTTTTACATATAAGGAAATTGTGCATGTAGATGCGTCTAGCATGCTAAGCCAGTAGTCTACAGTTTCATGCAATATTCAATGTTTATTCTTTTGTTTCAGGTGGATCCAGAACTGCCATTGTTGATCCGTAGTGTATACAATCGTATGCACGTGTCAATTTGTAGGTTGCTCTCCTGTATATAATTGAACTCATTCATGTCATTGTTATATAGTAGCAATCTATTTATATTGGCACACATTTTGCCTTGATCCCTAATTAGACTATCATTAGTTTTTTTTTCTATTGATATTGTCAGCATTCGGGAGAAGGCATACTCTCCAGAATGCTAACAAAATATCCGCTGAGACTTCATCAGTAGAAGATAAACTCATAGTCTGATGAAATAGATAAGATGGTGGTATGACACAGTCCCTTCAACGCCCAGCCATTCCAGTTCCATCAAGGCACAACAGAGAACAAACGCATCCTGGTCCAGTCCAGACATGGAGCCAACCCAGGGATAAGGCCAGAAACAAGGTCAGTCAGTCCCATGGTATTCTCCTGTGGACTGTCCACTCCGACGGGTTGACGGTGGCGTCGCCGCTGGAGGAGACGAGGTCGAAGGGGGAGTCCTCGGCGAACTCCGTGGGCATCGCCTTCCAGTGCAGGCACGGCTCCCACTCCGCCTCCTTGAGCACCTTGAGGATCTCTTCCACCACCACGTTGCTCCCCTCTTCAGACAGATGCAGCCCATCCCTGCGAACACATGTACAAAAGAAAACTTGTGTCTTGTTATCCAGGCCGGCGACGACAGCAAACAGATGGACTCACGTGAAGCATGCAGTCATCCAGTCCTCCCTCTTCTGCATGGCATGCCAGAGATCCACCACCTTGAGCTCCATCTCCTTGCACAGAGCCACGCAGGCGTCGGAGTACAGGCGGCAGGTCTCGTTGGTCCGGACGATCTCACTCAGTATGGCTATGCTACTGCTGCACACACAACACAACATGTGTTCACCATATGCATATGCATGCGTACAATGATCCAAATCCATCTCTCTCTCACCCACCTGGTTGACTTCCGAAGCATCTCCTCGTTCAGAGGCGGGCAGCTCAGGAAAATGACCCGCGTCTTCTCGGAGAGGCTCTGACGTACGACGACCATGCACACAAAGGCAAACACAACAAACTGTCAAAACAACTAGTAGCTAGCTATAGACCACTGCACCATGGTCCATGCATGGCAGACAGTAACTAACATACCTTGAGGTGCTCCGCGATCTTTCTCATGTTGGCTATGTACTCGTCTAGCGGCACATGAGGCCCGAGGCCGGAGGAATGGGCAGCGATGGAGTCGTTCCCACCAAAGTAAACTATCACCAGAGACGGCTGCACTGCTGAATCCTATGGCAAACGAGTTGTGGTGCTAGCTCTTGAGGTAGACAATATAATGGCTACTTTGATATATGTACTTGATTTTTATGCAAGTATCAGTAATGGCTACTTGATTTGAGTTTTTGTTTTTGTAGAGACAAATATATATAACTGTTAAAATAGAGATACAGAAACAAAATTAGAGATTCGAACCATATATATGTACCTTAGGGAACACTTTATCCATGACTTGAACAGCCCGCCTTGTGTTCCAGCCAGTATATCCTCTTAGCAGGATATCAGCCTAGCAAGCAGAAATTACTAACGTTGCTAGCAGATATGATGCAGCTGCAGGCTAGCTAGGTACCTTGCGGGCGTAGATGTCGGCAAGCACAGCGCCCCATCCGCCGTTGCTGAAGCTGTACTGCACGATGGAGGAGCCGAAGAGCACGAAGAGGGGACGGCCTCCAACCATCGTCGTCCTCCTCCTGCTCTCTTCTTCCTCTCTCGACCTGCTAATTAATCCATGGATGGAATGCAATGAATGAATCCAAAAGAATGCCCACAAGTAGTACCTAGGATAGGCCGGGGTGGATCGGAGTCGGAGTAGACAGCA harbors:
- the LOC100274212 gene encoding Probable allantoinase-like, whose product is MAASAKGRLVPVLAVAAALAAVLLYRAPFSKSLGGEGCSLLPHDHFWIASDRVVTLGRVGPAAVEVKGGLINAIAVGDYRSFVLRRPLLDYGDAVIMPGLIDVHAHLDEPGRAEWEGFSNGTRAAAAGGITTLVDMPLNSFPSTVSEETLKLKLEAARDKLYVDVGFWGGLVPENAFNPSALEGLLKAGVLGLKSFMCPSGINDFPMTNSTHIEEGLVTLAKYKRSLLIHAERIPEAEDHDLQEDELDPRSYMTYLKSRPPSWEEAAIRDLQRAMKDTELGGRSEGAHIHIVHLSDAKTSLELMKDAKRSGASLSIETCPHYLAFSSEEVPDGDTRFKCSPPIRDDTNRENLWKALLDGHIDMLSSDHSPSTPDLKLMEEGDFLRAWGGISSLQFVLPVTWSYGRKYGVTLNQLASWWSERPAKLAGQKNKGAILPGYHADIVVWKPETEFQLDNNHAIYHKHQNISAYLGKQLSGKVLSTFVRGNLVFAEDKHANAACGVPILAK
- the LOC103642203 gene encoding GDSL esterase/lipase CPRD49 isoform X2; its protein translation is MVGGRPLFVLFGSSIVQYSFSNGGWGAVLADIYARKADILLRGYTGWNTRRAVQVMDKVFPKDSAVQPSLVIVYFGGNDSIAAHSSGLGPHVPLDEYIANMRKIAEHLKSLSEKTRVIFLSCPPLNEEMLRKSTSSIAILSEIVRTNETCRLYSDACVALCKEMELKVVDLWHAMQKREDWMTACFTDGLHLSEEGSNVVVEEILKVLKEAEWEPCLHWKAMPTEFAEDSPFDLVSSSGDATVNPSEWTVHRRIPWD
- the LOC103642203 gene encoding GDSL esterase/lipase CPRD49 isoform X1, with amino-acid sequence MVGGRPLFVLFGSSIVQYSFSNGGWGAVLADIYARKADILLRGYTGWNTRRAVQVMDKVFPKDSAVQPSLVIVYFGGNDSIAAHSSGLGPHVPLDEYIANMRKIAEHLKSLSEKTRVIFLSCPPLNEEMLRKSTSSSIAILSEIVRTNETCRLYSDACVALCKEMELKVVDLWHAMQKREDWMTACFTDGLHLSEEGSNVVVEEILKVLKEAEWEPCLHWKAMPTEFAEDSPFDLVSSSGDATVNPSEWTVHRRIPWD